Genomic window (Candidatus Angelobacter sp.):
ACGACCGGCTGGTGATCGTCGTAAATCCGCTGGCGCCGGACAGCAAAACGGTTGTGAACAAGAAGGATGTTACCAAACGCGAGGCGTCGAAGGTGTCGCCCATGCCGGAAGGTGCCGCAAACATCTTAACGAAGGAGGATATCCTCGACCTGATTGCCTATCTCCAGTCCAACGGCGACAGGAACGCCGCGGCGTTCGCGGCCGGAAAATAATTTTACGAGGCACTGTGAAAAAAGCGAACCTGAACGACATCTCGTGCGTTGAGCGGTGCCCGCCGGACGCGATATATCATCGCCCCTACCGCGGCCGGGCTCTGGCGCCCGCCAACCCGAAAACCGCCCTTCTTGTCTCCCGATCGAACCGCGCGAGCAACTCCGGCGGCGAGGAACAACCACGACCATCCACGGGCCGGATCCAGCCGGAACCATTATGAACAAAGTCTCCTGCCGGGCATTCCATGGCAGTTTGTTTTGTGCGCTGGCCCTTTCGCTCGCGGGCTGTAAGTCATCCGGTGCGAAAAATGTTCCCCCGACCCAATCGGGATTGCCTGAAGTCACCCTTGCATCAAGACCGGTGAAGGAGATCCAGGCAATCACGCGGGAGTTTTTCGTCGGACGCGGGTATGTTGAACGAGGCTCGGAACACGCTTACGAACAGGTCTTCGACAAGCCGACCAAGAGCGGCCGTGCGAGTAAGGCGCTGCGTGTCCGGCTCAGGCTCGTCCGTCAGACGAACGGTTCCTGGCGTTTCGTCGGAAGACCGATGGGCGTCGAGGCGTGGCGCTCCGACCTAGAATCAGAAGTGGATGTTCCTAATGGCGCGAGCCAGATCCAGGGCTTTCTCGAAGAGATCAAAAACCAGATCGAATCGAATCGTTGAGCGCGCCGTTGCCCGCGCGAGGTGGAAGCGGAGGCCAAGTCGGCGCTTCCTGGGAGGCCCGTCGCGCTGAATTCTGCGGCTGACAACGAACAGCCGATTTGCTCTCCTCTGTCACATACGACACCGAACAAAGACGACCGGGCAACGCTTTAACTCGCGAACGAATCCATGAACACCGTGAAACAACTCCGCACCGTCAAAGGCAACACCTCCACCAAAGTTTCCAACGAACTCTCCCGCACCGGCGGCCTGCTCCGCCTCGCGCCAAACTGGGTGCCGCGCTCTTTTCTGCAACCTGGCCTGCGCATCAAGCTGCATCCCGACGACACGTATGCCTACGGTCTCAACCGTGGCGGCATTGACGAACGCTGGTTCGCCTCGACCACGGTCACCGCCAACGAAGGCCGCGCGGCAGACGAGGGCTTGAGTTACTGCGTCGTCGGCAAGGAACGTTTCACGCTGAAGCAGGCGGTGAACGATTGCGGCGCGACGCTCGTCGGCAAGTCGATCTGGAAGAAGCATGGCAAGTGGCCCGTCTATTCCAAGTTCTTCGATAACATGGGGCCGATCCCGCACCACATGCACCAATCGGCCAGACAGGCCAGGCTCGTCGGTCAGGAAGGCAAGCCCGAGAGCTATTACTTCCCGCCGCAGCACAACAACGTTGGCAATAATTTTCCCTACACCTTCATGGGCCTCGAACCTGGCACCACCAGGGCTCAGGTCCGCCGGTGCCTCGAAAACTGGAACAAAGGCGACAACGGCATCCTCGACCTCTCGAAGGCGTACCGTCTCAAGGTCGGCTCCGGCTGGCTCATTGATCCGTGCATTCTCCACGCGCCCGGCAGCCTTTGCACCTACGAGCCGCAATGGGGCAGTGACGTCTTTGGCATGTATCAAAATCTCGTCGAAGGCCGCGAAGTGCCGTGGAGCCTGCTCGTGAAGGACATGCCCCGGAGCAGGCACCATGACCTCGACTTCATCGTGGACCAGCTCGATTGGGATAAAAATGTGGACCCGAGATTCAAGGACCACCACTACCTCGAACCCGTCCCCGTGGCCGACACGCGCAAGGAAGGTTGGGTGGACCGTTGGATCGTCTATGGCAAGGTCGATGGCCAACAGCTCTTCACTGCCAAAGAACTCACCGTCAACCCGGGCGTGAACGCGACCGTGCGCGACAACGGCGCCTATGGACTCATCTGCGTGCAGGGCAGCGGCAGAATCAATGGCCAGCCCTTGGTCAGCCCCAAACTCATCCGTTTCACCGAACTGACCGAGGACGAATACTTCTGCACCGAGGACGGCGCGAAGGCCGGCGTGACCTTCGAGAACACGAGTGAAACCGAGCCGCTCGTGACGCTCCGCTACTTCGGCCCCGAAGTTAATCCCGATGCTCCGGCGATGGGAGCGCACCGGAAGAACAGATTCAATTGAAGACCCCGCCGCCGGAAATGATTGCGAACGGTGACAGGGGAAACGCCCGCTTCTATTCACCCTTCGAAAGGAACGCGCAGGTCCCAACGAACGACGGGGAAAAATGACAGACCGCATCCGGCCTGTTCACGTGCAAGCTTTGGGAATGGCGCATGCCCGTTCTGAGCGAAGAATCGCCACTGAGGATTTTTCAACCGATCAGCGCCCATGAGGCCGTCGCCGAGGTCATTGCCGTGTTGATCGCAGCAGGGAAATCCGCGAACAACTCATCAACGACCTCCAGGCAATCGGACTCGGCAAGCGCCATGCCGCGCGCCGCCGAATAAATGAAGCCGCGGGTTGTTTGCTGCGCGTAACTCAACAGGGCCTGTCGCAACGGCAGCGAATAGAGTGAAAGGATCAAACCGTAAACCACGGTGTGCCAGCCGTGCGCCTCTCCGGCCTGGACGGCGCGCAGGTAACGCTGGACCAGCCGCTGATCGCGCAGCGGACGCAGGCGCTTGAGCTGCGCCTTCCCCGCGCGCTGGCTGGCCGCGGCGAATGCCTCCAGCAACGGTTCGTGCGCGAGCCGGCGATCCAATTCGATCAACTCGCGAACCTCAAAAAGGCCGGCGTGTCTGTGCGCCTCGCAAATGGCGGGCAGTTCCAGAGGATTGAGAACCTGCGTCTGGTATGCCCGCAGAAACTTCCGAAGCGAGGGCAGATCGGTGACGCGCTGAAATGCCTGCGACGTTGCTCCGCCGAGTGCAACCAGCCCCTCCGTGGAGCCTATTTGTGCGGCCAGCAGCCCGGCATCGCCGAAAAAATCTTCGACGACCTGCTGCGCGGTTGTCGGCTGGTG
Coding sequences:
- a CDS encoding urease accessory UreF family protein, translating into MTHQPTTAQQVVEDFFGDAGLLAAQIGSTEGLVALGGATSQAFQRVTDLPSLRKFLRAYQTQVLNPLELPAICEAHRHAGLFEVRELIELDRRLAHEPLLEAFAAASQRAGKAQLKRLRPLRDQRLVQRYLRAVQAGEAHGWHTVVYGLILSLYSLPLRQALLSYAQQTTRGFIYSAARGMALAESDCLEVVDELFADFPAAINTAMTSATASWALIG